The Megalops cyprinoides isolate fMegCyp1 chromosome 12, fMegCyp1.pri, whole genome shotgun sequence genome contains a region encoding:
- the LOC118786475 gene encoding alpha-1,6-mannosyl-glycoprotein 2-beta-N-acetylglucosaminyltransferase yields the protein MRFKIHKRNAFVVSLTAFLTLSLVYIMRKNDSSNVNRGNLNKDSGRDSGPLPYVSTRMSPMNTFQFDTVPNMKKSVYESNFKQFIQNADQFPADFQLVLVVQVHNRPAYLKMLVDSLSKVSDVHDLLVIFSHDYFSEEIHSIIQGIRFCKVLQIYFPFSTQLYPNQFPGQDPQDCPRDISKEEALRKGCLNAECPDSYGHYREASFTQTKHHWWWKLHFVWERVRVLQGYSGYIVFMEEDNYLLPDFYHCLKGMAELKKQDCPDCDILVLGSHDAPGQFEEHSNKMETTGWLSTRHNIGMAFTKETYYKLMGCNTEFCSYDDYNWDWTIQHLSGTCISKPLKVLAVQAARVLHTGNCGLHQKEACQPDVALQRVEDVLRSARQSLFPQKLVLSRQEAAEHKAHVKNGGWGDIRDHALCKNYGKIL from the coding sequence CTTTCGTTGTGTCACTGACCGCATTCCTGACACTCAGTCTAGTTTACATAATGCGTAAGAATGATTCGTCCAATGTAAACAGAGGTAACTTGAATAAAGACTCAGGTAGAGATAGTGGCCCTCTACCGTATGTAAGCACGCGGATGTCACCCATGAATACGTTTCAGTTTGACACCGTGCCCAATATGAAAAAGTCGGTTTACGAAAGTAATTTCAAACAGTTCATTCAGAATGCTGACCAGTTCCCTGCGGATTTCCAGCTTGTTTTAGTGGTGCAGGTTCATAACAGACCCGCCTACCTCAAAATGTTGGTGGATTCGCTGAGCAAAGTTTCAGACGTCCACGATCTCCTTGTAATTTTCAGTCACGAttatttttcagaggaaataCACAGTATAATACAAGGGATACGATTCTGCAAGGTTTTGCAAATCTATTTCCCCTTCAGCACTCAGCTCTATCCAAACCAGTTTCCAGGACAGGACCCGCAGGATTGCCCAAGAGATATTTCCAAGGAGGAGGCTTTGAGAAAAGGCTGTCTCAATGCTGAGTGTCCAGATTCATATGGCCATTACAGAGAGGCTTCCTTCACACAGACCAAGCACCATTGGTGGTGGAAGCTGCACTTTGTTTGGGAGCGGGTGCGAGTTTTGCAGGGATACAGTGGCTATATCGTTTTCATGGAAGAGGACAACTACCTTTTACCGGATTTTTACCACTGCCTGAAAGGAATGGCAGAGCTGAAGAAGCAGGACTGTCCTGACTGTGACATCCTGGTTTTGGGGAGCCATGATGCTCCAGGGCAGTTTGAGGAGCACAGCAACAAGATGGAGACAACAGGGTGGCTGTCCACCAGGCATAACATTGGGATGGCCTTCACCAAGGAGACTTACTACAAACTGATGGGCTGTAACACGGAGTTCTGCTCCTACGATGATTACAACTGGGACTGGACCATCCAACACCTGTCGGGCACTTGCATCTCCAAACCGCTGAAGGTGCTCGCGGTGCAGGCAGCCAGGGTCTTGCACACGGGGAATTGCGGGCTGCATCAGAAGGAGGCGTGCCAGCCCGACGTGGCTCTGCAGAGAGTGGAGGATGTGCTGCGGTCCGCCAGACAGTCCCTCTTTCCCCAAAAGCTCGTCCTCAGTCGGCAGGAAGCGGCAGAGCACAAGGCGCACGTGAAAAATGGAGGCTGGGGGGACATCCGTGACCACGCGCTGTGCAAAAACTACGGCAAAATCCTGTGA